The proteins below come from a single Brevundimonas sp. LM2 genomic window:
- a CDS encoding molecular chaperone DnaJ has translation MGLIWLVMAGIVVWALIRLGRQTEGPRRGHWRVAATLVSAALLVGGVLALTKGAWVSGAGLVGAALWLVVASRMRTVAVKREAIDDAEARSILGVPAGATPEAVNAAWRRLMGRAHPDQGGTEGLAAKLNAARDRLLKK, from the coding sequence ATGGGCCTGATCTGGCTCGTGATGGCGGGCATCGTGGTCTGGGCCCTGATCCGCCTGGGCCGCCAGACCGAGGGACCGCGCCGGGGTCATTGGCGCGTGGCGGCGACCCTGGTCTCGGCCGCCTTGCTGGTGGGCGGGGTGCTGGCGCTGACCAAGGGGGCCTGGGTCAGCGGCGCGGGCCTGGTCGGGGCGGCGCTGTGGCTGGTGGTGGCGTCGCGGATGCGAACCGTGGCGGTGAAGCGCGAGGCGATCGACGACGCCGAGGCCCGGTCCATCCTGGGGGTGCCGGCGGGGGCGACGCCGGAGGCGGTGAACGCGGCCTGGCGCCGGCTGATGGGGCGGGCGCATCCGGATCAGGGCGGGACCGAGGGGCTGGCGGCGAAGCTCAATGCGGCGCGGGATCGGTTGTTGAAGAAGTAG
- a CDS encoding division plane positioning ATPase MipZ: protein MTQPHTHQAQVIVVGNEKGGAGKSTLAIHIVCGLLHAGRKVAILDLDLRQRSMAHFFSHRAAWTAANGVTLPMPTEPDLGDGKALAKADETEQLARFEAAFGEAVASGAEVILIDTPGGDTALSRAAHARADQIVTPMNDSFVDFDMLGTVDPVTLDLLKPSTYSESVWEARKHRAIKEGRHAAIDWIVVVNRMAVAEARNRRRLEERMLKLAKRVGFRVGPGLRDRVIYRELFPFGLTVADLSNEVRPVAVSLAHVAARQEMRNLMQALGLDDVSLPALDAAA, encoded by the coding sequence ATGACGCAGCCCCATACCCATCAGGCTCAGGTCATCGTCGTCGGCAACGAGAAGGGTGGGGCGGGCAAGTCCACCCTGGCCATCCACATCGTCTGCGGTCTGCTGCATGCGGGCCGCAAGGTCGCCATCCTGGACCTTGATCTGCGTCAGCGCTCGATGGCGCATTTCTTCTCGCACCGGGCCGCCTGGACCGCCGCCAACGGCGTGACCCTGCCGATGCCGACGGAGCCGGATCTCGGCGACGGCAAGGCCCTGGCCAAGGCCGACGAAACCGAACAGCTGGCTCGGTTCGAGGCCGCCTTCGGCGAGGCCGTCGCCAGCGGGGCCGAGGTCATCCTGATCGACACGCCCGGGGGCGACACCGCCCTGTCGCGCGCCGCCCACGCCCGCGCCGACCAGATCGTGACGCCGATGAACGACAGCTTCGTCGATTTCGACATGCTGGGCACCGTCGATCCGGTGACCCTGGACCTGCTCAAGCCCTCGACCTATTCTGAGAGCGTGTGGGAAGCCCGCAAGCACCGCGCGATCAAGGAGGGCCGCCACGCCGCCATCGACTGGATCGTGGTCGTCAACCGCATGGCCGTGGCCGAGGCGCGCAACCGTCGCCGGCTGGAGGAGCGGATGCTGAAGCTGGCCAAGCGGGTCGGGTTCCGCGTCGGTCCGGGCCTGCGCGACCGGGTCATCTATCGCGAGCTGTTCCCCTTCGGCCTGACGGTCGCCGACCTGTCCAACGAGGTCCGGCCGGTGGCGGTGTCGCTGGCGCACGTCGCGGCGCGCCAGGAGATGCGCAACCTGATGCAGGCGCTCGGCCTGGACGACGTCAGCCTGCCCGCACTCGACGCCGCCGCTTGA
- a CDS encoding nucleotidyl transferase AbiEii/AbiGii toxin family protein, which yields MAGTFTPRLTSLPAAQRRLWAELSTLPPEYVLYGGTAIALHLGHRDSIDFDFFIPHAIDPRRLLEDLAILDGAIVTQVEPETLSVTLDRDGPIKLSFFGVPRLGRVREPLRADDTGLAVADLIDLAGTKVSVVQVRAEAKDYIDVGALLGAGLSLADMLAAGRAIYGPSFSPQSALKALSYFHDPMLTALPIALKDTLGQAVRGVDLSTLPDLQAVAPRKAGV from the coding sequence ATGGCCGGAACCTTCACGCCCCGGCTGACCAGTCTGCCTGCGGCTCAAAGGCGGCTATGGGCTGAGTTGTCGACCCTGCCGCCCGAGTATGTTCTTTACGGCGGGACGGCCATCGCGCTCCATCTGGGTCATCGCGACTCGATCGACTTCGACTTCTTCATCCCTCACGCGATCGACCCACGTCGCCTGCTGGAAGACCTGGCCATCCTGGACGGTGCGATCGTCACCCAGGTGGAGCCCGAGACGCTCAGCGTGACGCTTGATCGCGACGGTCCGATCAAGCTTTCGTTCTTCGGCGTCCCGAGACTGGGTCGGGTCCGGGAGCCATTGCGCGCCGACGACACGGGTCTGGCCGTGGCCGACCTGATCGACCTGGCCGGCACAAAGGTCTCCGTCGTCCAGGTGCGCGCCGAGGCGAAGGATTACATCGATGTCGGTGCCCTGCTGGGGGCGGGGTTGAGCCTCGCCGACATGCTGGCGGCGGGTCGGGCGATCTATGGACCCTCCTTTTCACCCCAGTCGGCGCTGAAGGCGCTGTCCTATTTCCATGATCCGATGCTCACCGCCCTGCCGATCGCCTTAAAGGACACATTGGGCCAAGCTGTCAGGGGCGTGGATCTGAGCACCCTGCCGGATCTGCAGGCCGTGGCACCCCGAAAGGCGGGTGTTTGA
- a CDS encoding carboxyl transferase domain-containing protein, whose translation MPKLTSAVDPASAAFKALHAHNTTLNAELRARVAQAGRGGSDASRDRHVARGKLLPRDRVERLLDPGSPFLEVGQLAANGMYNDEAPGAGMICGVGRVSGREVMIVANDPTVKGGAYFPMTVKKHLRAQEIAEQNRLPCVYLVDSGGANLPHQAEVFPDRDHFGRIFFNQARMSAQGIPQIACVMGSCTAGGAYVPAMSDETVIVRNQGTIFLAGPPLVKAATGEVISAEELGGAETHGRKSGVVDYVAETDEHALEIVRDIVCHLNTLKRIDLDVREPRAPAFDAEELYGLIPDDVRAPYDAREVIARVVDGSEFEEFKALYGQTLVCGFARIWGYPVAILANNGVLFSESALKGAHFIELACKRKIPLVFLQNISGFMVGGKYEAGGIAKDGAKLVTAVASANVPKFTVLIGGSFGAGNYGMCGRAYSPRFLFTWPNSRISVMGGEQAAAVLATVHRDADSWTPEQAEAFKAPVRQKYEDEGNPYYATARLWDDGIIDPAQTRDVLGLAISASLNAPIEDTTFGVFRM comes from the coding sequence ATGCCGAAGCTGACCTCCGCCGTCGATCCCGCCAGCGCCGCCTTCAAGGCGCTGCACGCCCACAACACCACCCTGAACGCCGAGCTGCGCGCGCGGGTGGCCCAGGCGGGGCGGGGCGGGTCGGACGCCAGCCGCGACCGGCACGTGGCGCGAGGCAAGCTGCTGCCGCGCGACCGGGTCGAGCGGCTGCTGGACCCCGGCTCTCCTTTCCTGGAGGTCGGCCAGCTGGCGGCCAACGGCATGTACAATGACGAGGCCCCCGGGGCCGGGATGATCTGCGGCGTCGGGCGCGTGTCCGGCCGCGAGGTCATGATCGTCGCCAACGATCCGACGGTGAAGGGCGGCGCCTATTTCCCGATGACGGTGAAGAAGCACCTGCGGGCCCAGGAGATCGCCGAACAGAACCGTCTGCCCTGCGTCTATCTGGTCGATTCCGGCGGGGCCAACCTGCCGCACCAGGCCGAGGTCTTCCCTGACCGCGATCATTTCGGCCGCATCTTCTTCAACCAGGCGCGGATGTCGGCCCAGGGCATTCCGCAGATCGCCTGCGTCATGGGGTCGTGTACGGCGGGCGGGGCCTATGTGCCCGCCATGTCGGACGAGACGGTCATCGTCCGCAACCAGGGCACCATCTTCCTGGCCGGACCGCCGCTGGTGAAGGCCGCGACCGGCGAGGTCATCTCGGCCGAGGAACTGGGCGGGGCGGAGACGCACGGTCGCAAGTCCGGCGTGGTCGACTATGTCGCCGAGACCGACGAGCACGCGCTGGAGATCGTGCGGGACATCGTCTGCCATCTGAATACCCTCAAACGCATCGATCTGGATGTGCGGGAACCCCGCGCCCCGGCCTTCGACGCCGAGGAGCTGTACGGCCTGATCCCCGACGACGTGCGGGCCCCCTATGACGCGCGCGAGGTGATCGCGCGGGTGGTCGACGGCTCGGAGTTCGAGGAGTTCAAGGCGCTGTATGGCCAGACCCTGGTCTGCGGCTTCGCCCGCATCTGGGGTTATCCGGTGGCCATCCTGGCCAACAACGGCGTGCTGTTCAGCGAGAGCGCGCTGAAGGGGGCGCATTTCATCGAACTGGCCTGCAAGCGGAAGATCCCGCTGGTGTTCCTGCAGAACATCTCGGGCTTCATGGTCGGCGGGAAGTACGAGGCGGGCGGGATCGCCAAGGACGGGGCCAAGCTGGTCACGGCCGTCGCCTCGGCCAATGTGCCCAAGTTCACCGTCCTAATCGGCGGCAGCTTCGGGGCCGGAAACTACGGCATGTGCGGGCGGGCCTATTCGCCGCGCTTCCTGTTCACCTGGCCCAACAGCCGGATCAGCGTCATGGGCGGCGAACAGGCGGCGGCGGTGCTGGCCACCGTCCACCGCGACGCCGACAGCTGGACGCCGGAACAGGCGGAAGCCTTTAAAGCGCCGGTCCGCCAGAAATACGAGGACGAGGGCAATCCCTACTATGCCACCGCCCGCCTGTGGGACGACGGGATCATCGACCCGGCGCAGACGCGGGACGTGCTGGGTCTAGCGATCAGCGCCAGCCTGAACGCGCCGATCGAGGACACGACCTTCGGCGTGTTCCGGATGTGA
- a CDS encoding enoyl-CoA hydratase-related protein codes for MTDPTETDLNALDITDAEAAEMNAIAHPLVPDPAPDANDDLVQIDSTTGGVVFITLNRPAKKNAFDAATVAALHEAFETLHGADNVRAVFIRGAGGTFSAGADLGWMRDAIGWSESDNRDDAMMLAKMLKALHDIPALTVALVEGAAMGGGAGLVCACDMAVAIEGTRFAFSEVKLGLIPATIAPYVVEAVGARRARQLFMTANIFDADYAAHAGIIDMVLPEGSMDEFISMLTDSLTQNAPGAMGEAKRLINDVVGQKIDRGLMEETAKRIARARVSEEGQEGVRAFLDKRAPRWAE; via the coding sequence ATGACCGACCCCACCGAGACCGACCTGAACGCCCTGGACATCACCGATGCCGAGGCGGCCGAGATGAACGCCATCGCCCATCCGCTGGTGCCCGATCCGGCCCCGGACGCGAACGACGATCTGGTCCAGATCGACTCCACCACGGGCGGGGTGGTGTTCATCACCCTCAACCGGCCGGCCAAGAAGAACGCCTTCGACGCCGCCACCGTCGCCGCCCTGCACGAGGCGTTCGAGACCCTGCATGGGGCCGACAATGTGCGCGCCGTCTTCATCCGCGGGGCGGGCGGGACCTTCAGCGCGGGGGCCGATCTGGGCTGGATGCGAGACGCCATCGGCTGGTCCGAGAGCGACAATCGCGACGACGCCATGATGCTGGCCAAGATGCTGAAGGCCCTGCACGATATCCCGGCCCTGACGGTCGCCCTGGTCGAGGGCGCGGCCATGGGCGGCGGCGCGGGCCTGGTCTGTGCCTGCGACATGGCGGTGGCCATCGAGGGCACGCGGTTCGCCTTCTCGGAGGTCAAGCTGGGCCTGATCCCGGCGACCATCGCCCCCTATGTGGTCGAGGCCGTGGGGGCGCGGCGGGCCCGGCAGCTGTTCATGACGGCCAACATCTTCGACGCCGACTATGCGGCCCACGCCGGGATCATCGACATGGTCCTGCCCGAGGGGTCGATGGACGAGTTCATCTCCATGTTGACCGACAGCCTGACCCAGAATGCCCCCGGGGCCATGGGCGAGGCCAAGCGGCTGATCAACGACGTCGTCGGCCAGAAGATCGACCGCGGCCTGATGGAGGAGACCGCCAAACGCATCGCCCGGGCCCGGGTCTCCGAAGAGGGGCAGGAGGGCGTCCGCGCCTTCCTCGACAAGCGCGCGCCGCGCTGGGCGGAGTGA